The following proteins come from a genomic window of Ammospiza nelsoni isolate bAmmNel1 chromosome 6, bAmmNel1.pri, whole genome shotgun sequence:
- the HRAS gene encoding GTPase HRas — protein MTEYKLVVVGAGGVGKSALTIQLIQNHFVDEYDPTIEDSYRKQVVIDGETCLLDILDTAGQEEYSAMRDQYMRTGEGFLCVFAINNTKSFEDIHQYREQIKRVKDSDDVPMVLVGNKCDLPARTVETRQAQDLARSYGIPYIETSAKTRQGVEDAFYTLVREIRQHKLRKLNPPDESGPGCMNCKCVVS, from the exons ATGACTGAATACAAGCTGGTGGTGGTGGGAGCAGGTGGTGTTGGGAAGAGTGCTTTGACGATACAGCTCATTCAGAACCATTTTGTTGATGAGTATGACCCCACGATAGAG GATTCCTACAGAAAGCAAGTAGTCATCGATGGAGAGACCTGTTTGTTAGACATCTTGgacactgcagggcaggaggagtaCAGTGCCATGAGAGACCAGTACATGAGAACGGGGGAAGGATTCCTGTGTGTCTTCGCCATCAACAACACCAAGTCCTTTGAAGATATTCACCAGTATAG AGAGCAGATCAAGAGGGTGAAAGACTCAGATGATGTCCCCATGGTGCTGGTGGGGAATAAATGTGACCTCCCTGCGCGGACAGTGGAGACCCGGCAAGCGCAGGACCTGGCCCGGAGCTACGGGATCCCCTACATAGAAACGTCTGCCAAAACCAGACAG GGCGTTGAGGATGCCTTCTACACCTTGGTGCGGGAGATCCGGCAGCACAAGCTGCGCAAGCTGAATCCCCCGGACGAGAGCGGCCCCGGCTGCATGAACTGTAAATGTGTGGTATCGTGA